A stretch of DNA from Thermodesulfobacteriota bacterium:
CAAAGAATGTGAGACATTTGAGGATATATCAGGGCTTTGGAAAAAAAGACCCTACTTAGCCGTGGCGCTGGGAGTATTTATGTTCTCACTGGCCGGAATACCCCCGACAATAGGGTTTTTCGCTAAATACAGAATATTCTTGTCTGCAGTCCAAGCGGATTTTTACTGGCTTGCTGTACTTGGTATATTGGCCAGCGTTATTTCAGCATACTACTACTTAAGAGTGCTCGTATATGCATTTATGAAAGAAGATACGGCCAGCTTTCCGTCATTTAAGATTGCTTCATCAATAGTTTTAGTTGTGCTCTGCATCGGAACGCTTCTTCTTGGGATTTTTCCACTAGATTCCTGGAATCTTGCTCTAGAAGCTGCCGGATCAGTACTGGTTGCTTTTAGCGGACAGTAAAAAAACTAGTTGTATTAACCACTTATATCCGTAATATTTCTAATAACTAAAGCTAACAATTTTGAATACTTAAGCTAAATATTGTATAATTAGCTTTAACAATCCATGGCAAGAAAAAGTAATTCTAAAAAATCTTCCTCTGACAATCTTACTAGAGAGCTTATTGCAGCATTTTTATTCTCTCTTGGGATTTTTTCGGCCCTAAGCCTTATTTTTTACAGCTCAGGCACGGATCAAGACGTCCAGGGTGCTATGGGACAGATTGGTGATTTTATTGCTCAAATACTGGGCCAAGCATTTGGAGTATGTGCTTTTGTAGTCCCGGTAGTACTATTTTACTCATCCGTTGTTGTTTTCTTAAATAGAGCAGGCTCTGGTCTATATAGAAAAGCAATTTCATCCTTCATCTTCCTTTTGGCAATAATGACATTTCTTGGATTAGCCTTTGCCAATACAGACTTTCTGGGTTACAACCCATCAGGCGGGTGGATTGGAAGCTCGATAGCTACAATGCTAAGAGACAGTATTGCCGGAACAGTTGGGTCATATCTCATTGTAACTATTTTGTTTTTACTGAGTTTAATAATAATATCGAGTCTTACGCTAACAGAGTTAATTACTTCGACGGTAAAGTGGGCAATGTATATTTTTGAAAATGTATATGCAGGATCAAAGTATTTAGTACTTGAGGGAAACAAAATATTTTCCAACCTAAAAGAGAACTACTCAAAGTCCAAAGCCGAGTCAATTGAAGAGCCAATATTAGCTGAGGAAAACACATCAATAAATCTAAATGGGAAGCATAGCCCTGTCGACGAAATATTAAATGAAGAAATCATAAATTTAGAGGACGAGGTGGTAACAGATCGCCCCCAAGCTTTAATTGAATCAGATCCTGATCAACCTCAAATAGTAGTAGAAACGCCAAAGTTAGATGGACTTGAAGAGTTCTTCCCTAAAAAAGAAGTTCTACATAGCGATTATGTATTGCCGTCCACTGACCTGCTTGATCCTAAGTTGGAAACCAACGTTCAGATAGATAAAAACGCAGTATTTGATAAAGCAAAACTCATAGAAGATAAACTGGAAGATTTCGGCGTTAAGGGAAAGGTGACGGAGATAAGACCCGGTCCTGTAATCACTATGTTCGAGTACAAACCGGCACCTGGAATCAAGATAAATAAGATTGCTTCACTTGAAAATGATCTTGCTATGGGACTAAGCGCAGTAAGTATTAGAATAATCGCGCCAATTCCAGGTAAAGATGTTATCGGTATTGAAGTTCCAAACACAAAGCGCGAGTTAGTAGTATTAAGAGAAATGCTAGAAGATCCTGAGTTCTCTAAAAGCGAGTCTTTCTTGACTCTGGCGCTTGGTAAAGATATCGCCGGTCTTCCATTTTTTATGGATTTACGAAAAGCGCCTCATTTGATGATCGCCGGTACTACCGGGT
This window harbors:
- a CDS encoding proton-conducting transporter membrane subunit; protein product: KECETFEDISGLWKKRPYLAVALGVFMFSLAGIPPTIGFFAKYRIFLSAVQADFYWLAVLGILASVISAYYYLRVLVYAFMKEDTASFPSFKIASSIVLVVLCIGTLLLGIFPLDSWNLALEAAGSVLVAFSGQ
- a CDS encoding DNA translocase FtsK 4TM domain-containing protein; this translates as MARKSNSKKSSSDNLTRELIAAFLFSLGIFSALSLIFYSSGTDQDVQGAMGQIGDFIAQILGQAFGVCAFVVPVVLFYSSVVVFLNRAGSGLYRKAISSFIFLLAIMTFLGLAFANTDFLGYNPSGGWIGSSIATMLRDSIAGTVGSYLIVTILFLLSLIIISSLTLTELITSTVKWAMYIFENVYAGSKYLVLEGNKIFSNLKENYSKSKAESIEEPILAEENTSINLNGKHSPVDEILNEEIINLEDEVVTDRPQALIESDPDQPQIVVETPKLDGLEEFFPKKEVLHSDYVLPSTDLLDPKLETNVQIDKNAVFDKAKLIEDKLEDFGVKGKVTEIRPGPVITMFEYKPAPGIKINKIASLENDLAMGLSAVSIRIIAPIPGKDVIGIEVPNTKRELVVLREMLEDPEFSKSESFLTLALGKDIAGLPFFMDLRKAPHLMIAGTTGSGKSVLLNAIITSMLYKASPRELKFIMIDPKMLELSVYEDIPHLLHPVVTEPKKASAALRWAVHEMDERYRILSEEGVRDIESYNKSLMKRDDEDKWDKFLPYIVIVLDELADLMMVSGSEIKESITRLSQKARASGIHLIVATQRPSADVVAGLIKANFPARISFLVFSKIDSRIILDAGGAERLLGKGDMLFLEPGTSNLMRLQGALISDEEREGITEYIKSQGRPEYNEEITHVEEQDGGEDLDDEKDELYQQALRTIAETGQASISMLQRRLKIGYNRAARIVEIMEKEGVVGPQEVAGKPREVFIDLSQFEERQ